One region of Vibrio pelagius genomic DNA includes:
- the oppB gene encoding oligopeptide ABC transporter permease OppB, translating to MLKFIMKRIFEAIPTMLVLITISFFLMRFAPGNPFSSERPLPPEVMANIEAKYGLDKPVFEQYTTYLTNILQGDFGPSFKYQDYTVNELIAVALPVSAKVGFIAFIFTLIMGVSVGTIAALKHNTWIDYTIMSTAMLGVVMPSFVLAPALIYLFSLHWNIFPAGGWHGGTFIYLVLPVIAMSLLYVATFARITRGSMIETLNSNFIRTARAKGLSYRYIILKHALKPAMLPVVSYMGPAFVGIITGSVVVETIFGLPGIGKLFVNAAFNRDYSLVMGVTILIGFLFILFNAIVDILLAVIDPKIRY from the coding sequence ATGCTTAAATTCATTATGAAAAGGATATTTGAAGCGATCCCAACCATGTTGGTGTTGATCACTATATCTTTCTTTCTTATGCGTTTCGCACCGGGTAACCCGTTTTCAAGCGAGCGACCATTACCGCCAGAAGTTATGGCGAATATCGAAGCTAAATACGGTTTAGATAAACCAGTATTTGAGCAATACACAACCTACTTAACGAACATTCTGCAAGGCGACTTCGGTCCTTCGTTTAAGTACCAAGATTACACAGTAAATGAGCTGATCGCAGTAGCACTACCTGTGTCGGCTAAAGTTGGCTTTATTGCCTTCATCTTTACGTTGATTATGGGGGTATCGGTCGGAACCATTGCCGCCTTGAAGCATAATACCTGGATCGACTACACCATAATGTCGACCGCCATGCTCGGGGTTGTAATGCCATCCTTTGTATTGGCACCCGCTCTGATTTACCTATTCTCGCTTCACTGGAACATCTTCCCAGCAGGTGGCTGGCATGGTGGTACCTTTATTTACCTCGTTCTGCCTGTAATCGCAATGTCGCTTCTATACGTTGCAACGTTCGCTCGTATTACTCGTGGTAGCATGATTGAAACTCTTAACAGTAACTTTATCCGTACAGCTCGTGCTAAGGGTCTAAGTTACCGTTACATCATTCTTAAACATGCGCTTAAGCCAGCGATGCTGCCTGTTGTTTCGTACATGGGCCCGGCATTCGTAGGTATCATCACAGGTTCGGTGGTTGTTGAAACCATCTTCGGCCTACCAGGTATCGGTAAGCTGTTCGTGAACGCTGCGTTTAACCGTGACTACTCGTTAGTAATGGGTGTAACCATCTTGATTGGTTTTCTATTCATCTTATTCAACGCAATTGTTGATATTTTGCTAGCGGTTATTGACCCGAAAATTCGCTACTAA
- a CDS encoding ABC transporter substrate-binding protein, protein MYKNKITQALLLGAGLAVAATSTTSIAADVPAGTKLAKVQELVRGNGTEVATIDPHKSQGVPESHVIRDLLEGLVNQDGDGNTIPGVAESWETTDNKTFTFHLRKDAKWSNGDPVTAQDFVYSWQRAVDPATASPYAWYMEYTKMANAKDIVAGKKDKSELGVKAVDANTLVVELETAVPYFVMMMGHTTMKPVHQATVEKYGDQWTKPEHFVGNGAFSVDKWIVNERLVLKRNEQYWDNDKTVLNKVTFLPIENQVAEMNRFLSGEIDFTNELPTEHFKRLKKEHAEDVSVAGNLCTYYYIFNTKKAPFDDVRVRKAISYAIDRDIVTGAILAQGQKPAYFLTPEITAGFNPELPAYGKMTQKERNAEAARLLEEAGYGKDNPLNFNLLYNTSENHKKIAVALGSMWKKTLGLSVTLENQEWKTYLSSKDSGDFEVARAGWCGDYNEASSFLTLMKSNNTTGGVHYDSKAYDQIIDKALNSTSEKEREALYLEAEALMAKDMPIAPIYQYVKSRLLNPHVGGFPLNNAEDKIFSKDLYIKAQ, encoded by the coding sequence ATGTACAAGAATAAAATCACTCAGGCCCTTCTTCTAGGTGCTGGTTTGGCAGTGGCTGCCACTTCTACTACATCAATCGCTGCGGACGTTCCAGCGGGTACAAAATTGGCAAAGGTTCAGGAACTTGTTCGTGGTAACGGTACTGAAGTTGCAACTATTGACCCACACAAATCTCAAGGTGTACCAGAGTCTCACGTAATTCGTGATCTTCTAGAAGGTCTAGTGAACCAAGACGGCGACGGTAATACTATCCCTGGTGTTGCAGAAAGCTGGGAAACAACAGACAACAAAACTTTCACTTTCCACCTACGTAAAGATGCAAAATGGTCTAACGGCGATCCGGTAACAGCTCAAGATTTCGTATACAGCTGGCAACGTGCAGTTGATCCTGCAACGGCTTCTCCATACGCTTGGTACATGGAATACACCAAGATGGCGAATGCAAAGGATATCGTCGCGGGTAAAAAGGATAAGAGTGAGCTAGGTGTTAAAGCGGTAGACGCAAACACGCTTGTTGTTGAGTTGGAAACAGCAGTGCCATACTTCGTAATGATGATGGGCCACACAACAATGAAACCAGTTCACCAGGCTACGGTTGAAAAGTACGGTGACCAGTGGACTAAGCCAGAGCACTTTGTTGGTAATGGCGCGTTCTCTGTTGATAAATGGATTGTTAACGAGCGCCTAGTGCTTAAGCGTAACGAACAATACTGGGACAACGATAAAACGGTTCTGAACAAAGTAACGTTCCTACCAATCGAAAACCAAGTAGCGGAAATGAACCGTTTCCTATCTGGTGAAATTGACTTCACAAACGAACTACCAACTGAGCACTTCAAGCGTCTTAAGAAAGAGCACGCGGAAGATGTATCTGTAGCGGGTAACCTATGTACTTACTACTACATCTTCAACACCAAGAAAGCACCATTTGATGATGTTCGTGTTCGTAAGGCAATCTCTTATGCAATTGACCGTGATATCGTAACAGGCGCTATCCTAGCGCAAGGTCAAAAACCTGCATACTTCCTAACGCCTGAAATCACTGCTGGCTTCAATCCTGAGCTTCCTGCTTACGGTAAGATGACTCAAAAAGAGCGTAACGCAGAAGCGGCGCGTCTTCTTGAAGAAGCGGGTTACGGTAAAGACAATCCACTGAACTTCAACCTTCTTTACAACACTTCTGAAAACCACAAGAAGATTGCTGTAGCACTAGGCTCTATGTGGAAGAAAACACTAGGTCTTTCTGTAACGCTTGAAAACCAAGAGTGGAAAACTTACCTATCTTCTAAAGATTCTGGTGATTTTGAAGTAGCACGTGCAGGTTGGTGTGGTGACTATAACGAAGCGTCTTCGTTCCTAACACTGATGAAGAGTAACAACACTACCGGTGGTGTTCACTACGATAGCAAAGCTTACGACCAAATCATCGACAAAGCACTTAACTCAACTTCAGAAAAAGAGCGTGAAGCTCTTTACCTAGAAGCTGAGGCGTTAATGGCAAAAGATATGCCAATCGCTCCTATCTATCAATACGTGAAATCACGTCTGCTTAACCCGCACGTTGGTGGCTTCCCACTGAACAACGCGGAAGACAAGATCTTCTCGAAAGACCTCTACATCAAAGCTCAGTAA
- the moaE gene encoding molybdopterin synthase catalytic subunit MoaE, producing the protein MDSRVLVTAEDFSVADEYNFLAQGTSAGAVVTFVGKVRDMNLGDNVIGLSLEHYPGMTEKSLSEICDQAEARWPIQKMRVIHRVGDLDIGDQIVYVGVSSAHRGAAFEACEFVMDYLKTKAPFWKKERTTEATRWVESRDSDAKAAERWQK; encoded by the coding sequence ATGGACTCAAGAGTATTGGTGACAGCTGAAGACTTTTCAGTTGCAGATGAATACAACTTTTTGGCTCAAGGTACTTCAGCAGGCGCAGTGGTTACTTTCGTGGGTAAGGTGCGCGACATGAATTTAGGGGATAACGTTATTGGCTTATCTCTGGAGCACTACCCAGGAATGACGGAAAAGTCGCTAAGCGAGATTTGTGATCAAGCTGAAGCGCGTTGGCCAATTCAAAAGATGCGTGTTATCCATCGAGTGGGTGACCTTGATATTGGCGACCAGATTGTTTACGTCGGTGTGTCTAGTGCTCACCGAGGTGCGGCGTTTGAAGCGTGCGAGTTTGTGATGGACTACCTGAAAACAAAAGCACCGTTCTGGAAAAAAGAGCGCACAACTGAAGCAACCCGTTGGGTAGAATCTCGTGATTCAGACGCGAAAGCCGCCGAACGTTGGCAGAAGTAA
- the moaD gene encoding molybdopterin synthase sulfur carrier subunit yields MITVLFFAQTRELVGVDSVEVDASFNTIEAIRSHLAQQEGKWDIALEEGKLLAALNQSIVPLSTEVKEGDEVAFFPPVTGG; encoded by the coding sequence ATGATTACAGTTCTCTTTTTTGCACAAACACGTGAATTGGTTGGTGTAGATAGCGTAGAAGTCGATGCAAGCTTTAACACTATCGAAGCGATTCGCAGCCACCTTGCTCAGCAAGAAGGTAAATGGGACATCGCTTTGGAAGAGGGCAAGCTTTTGGCAGCTCTAAACCAGTCGATTGTTCCATTGAGCACTGAAGTGAAAGAGGGGGATGAAGTAGCATTCTTCCCGCCAGTGACTGGAGGCTAG
- the moaC gene encoding cyclic pyranopterin monophosphate synthase MoaC: MSQFTHINASGEANMVDVSAKAETVREARAEAFVHMAPETLELIMSGSHHKGDVFATARIAGIQAAKKTWDLIPLCHPLLLSKVEVQLEPIVEENKVRIESVCKLAGKTGVEMEALTAASVAALTIYDMCKAVQKDMVIDQVRLLEKTGGKSGHFKAES, encoded by the coding sequence ATGAGCCAATTTACACACATTAACGCATCTGGCGAAGCGAACATGGTTGATGTATCGGCAAAAGCAGAAACCGTGCGAGAAGCACGTGCAGAAGCTTTTGTTCATATGGCGCCAGAGACGCTTGAGCTGATCATGTCGGGTAGCCATCATAAAGGTGATGTGTTCGCGACTGCACGTATTGCAGGTATCCAAGCCGCAAAGAAAACTTGGGACTTGATTCCACTTTGTCATCCGTTGCTGCTGTCAAAGGTTGAAGTTCAACTGGAACCTATTGTTGAAGAAAACAAGGTACGTATCGAGTCAGTTTGTAAACTGGCGGGTAAAACCGGTGTTGAAATGGAAGCTCTAACAGCTGCCTCTGTCGCAGCTCTAACCATTTACGATATGTGCAAAGCTGTACAGAAAGATATGGTGATTGATCAGGTACGCTTGCTAGAAAAAACGGGTGGCAAATCAGGTCACTTTAAGGCGGAATCATGA
- the moaB gene encoding molybdenum cofactor biosynthesis protein B, with the protein MGHAESKFQPANIAVLTVSDTRTEENDTSGRYLAENAQEAGHNVVDKQIVIDDMYKIRAIVSKWIADETVQAIMITGGTGFTSRDSTPEALKPLFDKEVEGFGELFRQVSYEEIGTSTIQSRAIAGFANHTVIFAMPGSTGACRTGWTKIIKQQLDASHRPCNFMPHLSV; encoded by the coding sequence ATGGGTCACGCAGAGAGTAAATTCCAACCTGCAAATATTGCAGTCCTAACCGTTTCAGATACTCGTACAGAAGAGAACGACACGTCAGGTCGTTACTTGGCTGAAAATGCTCAAGAAGCAGGTCATAACGTTGTCGACAAGCAGATCGTAATTGATGACATGTACAAGATCCGTGCAATCGTATCTAAGTGGATTGCAGACGAAACGGTACAAGCCATTATGATCACTGGCGGTACTGGTTTTACTTCTCGAGATAGTACTCCAGAAGCACTGAAACCGCTTTTCGATAAAGAAGTTGAAGGCTTTGGCGAGCTATTCCGTCAGGTGTCATACGAAGAGATCGGAACATCGACCATTCAATCACGTGCGATCGCGGGTTTTGCTAACCACACCGTTATTTTTGCAATGCCTGGCTCAACCGGTGCATGTCGCACGGGTTGGACAAAGATCATCAAACAACAACTTGATGCTAGTCACCGCCCATGTAATTTCATGCCACACCTTTCTGTTTAA
- the moaA gene encoding GTP 3',8-cyclase MoaA translates to MAQQFEDRFHRKFYYLRLSVTDVCNFKCTYCLPDGYKPSGQKNSSFLSVPEIKRIVRAFADCGTSKIRITGGEPSLRKDFTEIINTVASTPGIQKVATTTNGYRMEKQVAQWREAGLTNINVSVDSLDSRMFHQITGENKFTEVMRGIDKAFEVGYEQIKVNVVLMKDLNSQELPSFLNWIKDKPIQLRFIELMQTGEMDDLFDKHHVSGVAIRNHLIANGWLLKVKAVNDGPAQVFVHPDYKGEIGLIMPYEKDFCESCNRLRVSATGKLHLCLFGDHGVELRDLLQEDEQEDALIARIQSELQTKSVSHFLHDGNSGMTPHLASIGG, encoded by the coding sequence GTGGCGCAACAATTCGAAGATAGATTCCATCGCAAGTTTTATTACTTGCGCTTGTCAGTTACAGACGTTTGTAACTTTAAATGTACGTATTGCTTACCTGATGGCTACAAGCCTTCGGGGCAAAAAAACTCGTCTTTTCTCAGTGTTCCCGAGATCAAACGCATCGTGAGAGCGTTTGCTGATTGTGGTACCTCCAAGATTCGTATTACTGGTGGCGAGCCAAGCCTACGTAAAGATTTTACTGAAATTATTAATACAGTAGCCAGCACTCCGGGTATCCAAAAAGTGGCAACCACCACTAACGGTTATCGCATGGAGAAGCAGGTAGCGCAGTGGCGCGAAGCTGGTCTAACGAACATCAACGTCAGCGTTGATAGTTTAGATTCGCGCATGTTTCACCAAATCACAGGTGAGAATAAGTTCACTGAGGTGATGCGCGGTATCGATAAAGCGTTCGAAGTCGGATATGAGCAGATCAAAGTCAACGTTGTGTTGATGAAAGATCTTAATAGCCAAGAGCTGCCTTCATTCCTTAACTGGATCAAAGACAAACCTATCCAACTGCGGTTTATTGAGCTGATGCAAACCGGTGAAATGGACGATCTGTTTGATAAACACCATGTATCAGGCGTAGCGATCAGAAACCATCTGATCGCTAACGGTTGGCTTTTGAAAGTCAAAGCGGTGAATGATGGCCCTGCACAGGTATTTGTTCATCCTGACTACAAAGGTGAGATTGGTTTGATCATGCCTTATGAGAAAGATTTCTGCGAAAGCTGTAACCGCCTGCGTGTATCTGCAACAGGTAAACTTCATCTGTGTCTTTTTGGCGATCATGGTGTTGAGCTACGTGATCTTCTCCAAGAGGATGAGCAGGAAGATGCGCTTATCGCACGCATTCAGTCTGAGCTTCAAACCAAGTCAGTGAGTCACTTTCTCCACGACGGCAACAGCGGTATGACGCCGCACCTTGCTTCCATTGGCGGCTAG